In the genome of Hydractinia symbiolongicarpus strain clone_291-10 chromosome 5, HSymV2.1, whole genome shotgun sequence, one region contains:
- the LOC130645956 gene encoding myb-like protein X translates to MEKEDNLTISVELVRDIFKEMFLQQQKDILKIISSNRAILNDRLDKMKNELEEIKETCTCLKDENKELKSKVTTNEERIKKLEDVKKDLEESVTVTQDIQEKKIKELEKRVKHSNHKEEKDRKKLRELEEEDREKFRQLEDRQRRNNLRISGLQENDGESWDDTEKKVLDLFENKLGVKNVVIERAHRIGKKNEEKAEQNTYDQEDVQKPPARTIVLKLLNYKAKTELLKNTNKLAGTGIYINEDFSYETRMIRKKLFGEMKTHRAEGRYAVVLYDKLIVREFRDRIANA, encoded by the coding sequence atggaGAAAGAAGACAACTTAACGATTTCAGTTGAGCTAGTCAGAGATATATTCAAAGAAATGTTTCTACAGCAACAAAAAGATATTTTGAAGATTATTAGTAGTAACAGGGCAATTCTGAACGACAGACTtgataaaatgaaaaatgaactagaagaaataaaagaaacatgTACTTGCttaaaagatgaaaataaagaaCTTAAATCCAAAGTTACAACAAACGAAGAAAGGATTAAAAAATTGGAGGATGTGAAAAAAGATCTGGAGGAGAGTGTTACCGTAACACAAGACATAcaggaaaagaaaattaaagaattgGAAAAAAGGGTAAAACACAGTAACCACAAAGAAGAGAAAGATAGAAAGAAATTAAGAGAACTGGAAGAGGAAGATAGAGAGAAATTTAGACAGCTTGAAGATAGACAGAGACGGAACAACTTAAGGATCAGTGGGTTGCAGGAGAATGATGGTGAGAGCTGGGATGACACGGAAAAGAAAGTTTTGGATCTATTTGAGAATAAGCTTGgagttaaaaatgttgtcattgagCGCGCGCATAGGATTGGAAAAAAGAACGAGGAGAAGGCAGAACAAAACACTTATGACCAAGAAGATGTACAGAAACCACCAGCACGAACTATTGTTTTGAAGCTTCTAAATTATAAAGCTAAGACCGAACTTTTAAAGAATACTAATAAACTTGCAGGGACAGGAATTTACATAAACGAAGACTTCTCGTATGAAACAAGAATGATTAGGAAGAAACTGTTTGGTGAGATGAAAACACACAGGGCGGAAGGGAGGTATGCTGTAGTGTTATATGATAAATTGATAGTTCGAGAATTTAGGGATAGGATTGCTAATGCCTAG